ACCCTGCGGAAAGGCGAACTTCTTCGGGTTTTCTTTGTCGTCGCTGAGATACAGTCCGTACAGATCCAGTGACGAGGAAGTGGTATTGTATAATTCGATCCAGTCTTCCCGCTCACCGGACTCATCTTTCGCGTCGCTTTGATTGGAGGCCAGGTATTCATTGATCATGATCTGACCGGCACCGGTAACCGCAATGTTCGCCGTCAGCTCATAAAACTCATGTTCCGCCCGCTGGGGCGAGAAGATACCCGCATCATTGTTTTCGGCATAAACATAGTATTGCGCTTGCAGGGACAACATCGTGAATGCCGCACCGAAAACGCCGTCGCCGGATGCACCGTCATCATGCGCCCCATCATCGTACATCGCAATGCGGGTGAACTTATCGGTAAGGCCATGGCGGTAGCCCAGATAAACTGTTGTGCCATTTGTCACGTTGGCCGTGATCACCACCTGGCTGTTCAGGTCAGGGGTGGAATTGCTTTCCTGTATGGAAGAAATAACCGGAGCGGTGGTGGTAAACTCCGTGGTCGATTGAAGATAGCTGACCCTGCCACTCATGAGGTTGGTGATGCCCGGTATCGTGAGACTACCGTTCGCCACGTCACCGGTCATTCCGTTCTGGAACTCCACATATGAATAAAATTTCTGAGAATCCGATTTAACCGCACCATCAATGGTTGTCTGCATTTGCGTTGCTAACGTTTCGTATGCGCTGTTCGCAAAGAATTCTTCCGTAATCGTTTTGGCATGTGCGATGTACATACGCTTGTACATCGGGTTTGAGAGCAAGTTCTTGATCAGTGGCCAGTAGCTATCCGAAGCATGCAAAGTGAGTGGAAGCTGCTGCATATTGGTTGGGGAAAGGGTACCCAGACTGCTGTTGCCACTACCTGCAAACGCAAAACCTCCGAAGGACATGTTCAGATCCCATACGATAGGGTTATACCTTTGGGTGCCGTCCTTGTACAAATAAAAATTCTGACAAAAAGCGCCGGTATAGCTATCCAGGTTCACCAGTACATTGTTAAATGCCAGCATCCACAACGCCCGGTCCACGTCCATCACCACATCCATGGATCCGGGATAATTGGTGACCGTATCACACAATTCCACCAAATCGTTCCACCCGAAGTCGGATTTCATCTCGTAATAATTGAGGTACTGCGAGCTGTCGGCAGACAGGTAACGCAGACTGGCCTTTGTCGCAGGCGTGGGATTCACAATGGGGTTGCCCTTGATAAAAGTATTGGAGGAGGAATAGAAATGTGCCGACAGGAATTGCTTGTTGATGCTTTCATCATTGGAATACAAACCGATGTATTGACCGTTGATGTACAACGTCGCAAAATTCGCCCTCGGGCAGTCCATGTAATTCTCCAATACTGCATATGACAACACTTCCCTGATCATCGAGGGATCCCTGTAACCATTACTCAGTTTGATATCCTTGACGCCCTGGTAGGATTGATTCTTGTAAGTATCCAGTTCGATATGAAGTGGATTCTTGACATAGGTGGAATCGTAGGAACTGTTCCCTTTGTATTTCACACCTACACTATCCAGAAGCACCCCATTGATACGGATCGAGTCGGCCATGATATAGCTTTCATTGCCATATTTGGCGGTATCCATCTGATAATCCCAGTCTGCCTGGGAAAAGAAGACCTCAATCTTCTGGATGGTATTCAAGTCATAGAAGCCGGTCTGCGCGCATAGGGATAAAGAACAAAAAACCAACGCCAGACTCGATATCGCTCTCATATTTCATTTATTCGATAATTAATTTTTCACTGGAGAATGACCTGTCGTTGTACAACACATGAATGATATAAGTACCTGATGACATCTCTTCCCTGTTCACCTGAAAATGTTCTCCGCTCACCGCCGCATACCTCCGTACAACTTTTCCGGAGATATCTGTGATCGCAATGGTCTTATCACCCGTCATATTTCTAAAGGATATCGTGAATGATTCACGGGCAGGGTTCGGGTATATCTTCAATGAATGGGCATTCCGCAATTCCCGGATGCCGGCGGTGCTGCAATCACTGCAGCCTGAAAAGCAAACTGCTGGTAATACTGAATCCACGGACATGGTGATGGCACGGTTCGTATTGGTAGCACAGGTTCCGGGAACAGTTTCCGCGGAGGAAGTGATGTCGCCATTATAGTACTTGTATTCATATGCACCTGGATCCACATAAACAATCCGTTCATGAATATCCGCCGGGGCAGCATCGAAATGATACAGAATGTCGTCTTGCGTATTCCACGACTGGAAGCTGCCGGCCAGGTGAACACCTTTTGCGTCCACGGTTTCCTTTTGCATATCCACAAGCAATCGCATCAACAACTTACCTGACGGGGCATTTGCAGCGAATATGATGTTTCCTACGAACGTGGTGTCGTCAGCGATGGAATCCACATAGAGCCACCGGTTGTCATTGAAGTCATAACCCACCCTGGAAGGCTCGGGCACAAACTCGGCTTCATAGAACTGGTCACCGTTCAGGAATTTATACTCATACTTCGCAAAAGCGGGGATATCCACCACGACGCTATAAATGTTGCTACTACCTTCCTGCAGAAGCGGGGTGCACTCCGCACACCAGTCGCTGGCATAGCCCGCCGCTACCTGAAAATCACCGGATATATGAACACCGGTAGTCATCACCACCTCATTACTCATATCCACTGCAAACTTTACTTTCTTCCCAAACGAGGAACCTGTCACTCCCAACAACAGGCATAAAACGATACCGTATCTTTTCATGATC
This DNA window, taken from Flavobacteriales bacterium, encodes the following:
- a CDS encoding T9SS type A sorting domain-containing protein, yielding MKRYGIVLCLLLGVTGSSFGKKVKFAVDMSNEVVMTTGVHISGDFQVAAGYASDWCAECTPLLQEGSSNIYSVVVDIPAFAKYEYKFLNGDQFYEAEFVPEPSRVGYDFNDNRWLYVDSIADDTTFVGNIIFAANAPSGKLLMRLLVDMQKETVDAKGVHLAGSFQSWNTQDDILYHFDAAPADIHERIVYVDPGAYEYKYYNGDITSSAETVPGTCATNTNRAITMSVDSVLPAVCFSGCSDCSTAGIRELRNAHSLKIYPNPARESFTISFRNMTGDKTIAITDISGKVVRRYAAVSGEHFQVNREEMSSGTYIIHVLYNDRSFSSEKLIIE
- a CDS encoding CotH kinase family protein, translating into MRAISSLALVFCSLSLCAQTGFYDLNTIQKIEVFFSQADWDYQMDTAKYGNESYIMADSIRINGVLLDSVGVKYKGNSSYDSTYVKNPLHIELDTYKNQSYQGVKDIKLSNGYRDPSMIREVLSYAVLENYMDCPRANFATLYINGQYIGLYSNDESINKQFLSAHFYSSSNTFIKGNPIVNPTPATKASLRYLSADSSQYLNYYEMKSDFGWNDLVELCDTVTNYPGSMDVVMDVDRALWMLAFNNVLVNLDSYTGAFCQNFYLYKDGTQRYNPIVWDLNMSFGGFAFAGSGNSSLGTLSPTNMQQLPLTLHASDSYWPLIKNLLSNPMYKRMYIAHAKTITEEFFANSAYETLATQMQTTIDGAVKSDSQKFYSYVEFQNGMTGDVANGSLTIPGITNLMSGRVSYLQSTTEFTTTAPVISSIQESNSTPDLNSQVVITANVTNGTTVYLGYRHGLTDKFTRIAMYDDGAHDDGASGDGVFGAAFTMLSLQAQYYVYAENNDAGIFSPQRAEHEFYELTANIAVTGAGQIMINEYLASNQSDAKDESGEREDWIELYNTTSSSLDLYGLYLSDDKENPKKFAFPQGTVIPPNDYLIIWADEDVSIPNYLHANFKLSNDGEQLILTSIKGTIIDSLSFGPQLDDVSEGRCPNGTGPVVSLPYTSLGLSNCKNSSVDEQAALHFQYYPNPANQFIFVSFIEATEAHTIRIYNHLGALMVERPMSGSGEQVDISSLSEGIYFVRVDQSRAMKLVVIK